One genomic window of Ziziphus jujuba cultivar Dongzao chromosome 4, ASM3175591v1 includes the following:
- the LOC125422221 gene encoding (S)-coclaurine N-methyltransferase-like yields MYGILQAPFDAIMRLMISSLHRNILPDGVLRRLIRLFLASRLRYGYRPSAQLQLSQLLQFVHSLKEMPIALSTDQQESDILYELPTSFFKMVLGKNLKFSCYYFSDKSSTLEDAEEAMLELYCERAQIKDGQSILDIGCGWGSLCLYIAQKYKNCSVAGITDSVSQKEYVDEQCRDLQLQNVEIIAADITTFEREACYDRIFSIGTFEHMKNYRDLLKKISCWMKQDSLLFVDHICHKAFAYRFEDVNENDWIAKYDWLSRNFLAGGTMLSANLLLYFQDDVSVVNQWLLNGNHNSRTCEEWLKRMDQNWSSIKPIMESTYGKDSAMKWTVYWRSFFIFFIEFFKFNNGEEWMVAHYLFRKKGNNEASITI; encoded by the exons ATGTATGGAATTCTACAGGCACCGTTTGATGCAATCATGAGACTGATGATCTCTTCTCTGCACCGCAACATCCTACCGGACGGTGTCCTAAGAAGGCTCATCCGCTTGTTCTTAGCCAGTCGTCTTCGTTACGGTTATAGACCCTCGGCCCAACTTCAGCTCTCCCAACTTCTCCAATTTGTTCACT CTTTGAAAGAAATGCCTATAGCCTTGAGCACGGATCAGCAAGAGTCTGATATCCTTTATGAATTACCAACGTCTTTCTTCAAGATGGTGCTCGGAAAGAATCTTAAATTCAG CTGCTATTACTTCTCTGATAAGTCAAGCACATTGGAGGATGCTGAAGAAGCAATGTTGGAGCTTTACTGTGAGAGAGCCCAAATAAAAGATGGCCAAAGTATTTTGGATATTGGATGTGGGTGGGGATCACTCTGTCTGTACATTGCACAAAAGTATAAGAACTGCAGCGTTGCTGGGATTACCGATTCAGTATCGCAGAAAGAATATGTTGATGAACAGTGCCG AGATCTTCAGCTACAGAATGTAGAGATCATTGCAGCTGATATTACCACATTTGAAAGGGAGGCATGTTATGACCGAATATTTTCAATTGGAACGTTTGAG CACATGAAAAACTACAGAGATCTTCTCAAAAAGATTTCCTGCTGGATGAAACAAGATAGTCTTCTATTTGTTGATCATATCTGTCATAAAGCATTTGCTTACCGCTTTGag GATGTAAATGAGAACGATTGGATCGCAAAATACGATTGGCTCAGTAGAAACTTTCTAGCGGGAGGTACAATGCTATCGGCCAATTTACTACTTTATTTTCAA GACGATGTTTCTGTTGTCAATCAATGGCTTTTGAATGGGAATCATAATTCACGAACATG TGAAGAGTGGCTCAAAAGAATGGATCAAAATTGGTCTTCTATAAAACCAATTATGGAGTCAACTTATGGCAAGGATTCAGCTATGAAGTGGACTGTCTATTGGAGATCattcttcatattttttattgaattctTTAAATTCAACAATGGAGAAGAGTGGATGGTTGCTCATTATCTTTTcagaaagaaaggaaataatGAAGCCTCCATTACAATATGA
- the LOC125421934 gene encoding uncharacterized protein LOC125421934, producing the protein MATRKIVQLEGNSSNRSKTVEDIVKLERKIFPKHESLARSFDEELIKKNSGLLYVEVDNGQLAGYVMYSWPSSLYASITKLAVKENYRRQGYGKELLEAAIQKCRTRNVQRISLHVDPLRTPAMNLYQKLGFKVDSLVKGYYSPDRDAYRMYLDFDTE; encoded by the exons ATGGCGACAAGGAAAATTGTACAGCTTGAAGGAAACTCTTCAAACCGATCCAAAACAGTGGAAGATATAGTGAAGCTAGAGAGGAAGATCTTCCCAAAGCACGAATCACTTGCTAGATCTTTTGATGAAGAACTCATAAAGAAGAACAGTGGATTGCTTTACGTGGAGGTTGATAATGGACAACTTGCAGGCTATGTCATGTATTCCTGGCCCTCTTCCTTGTACGCTTCCATCACAAAGCTAGCAG TGAAGGAAAATTATAGGAGGCAAGGCTATGGAAAGGAACTGCTGGAAGCAGCTATCCAGAAATGCAGAACCAGAAATGTCCAGCGCATATCACTTCATGTTGATCCCTTAAGGACTCCTGCCATGAATCTCTACCAGAAACTCGGTTTCAAAGTTGATAGCCTCGTAAAAGGTTACTATTCTCCCGATCGAGATGCCTATAGAATGTACTTGGATTTTGATACTGAATAG